One Mercurialis annua linkage group LG3, ddMerAnnu1.2, whole genome shotgun sequence DNA window includes the following coding sequences:
- the LOC126672515 gene encoding uncharacterized protein LOC126672515 — MVRPKVLFSEIDKNLWKGENYLENMVSNVSKVCEKVLEDQKISNSSSPKSLKQNSNSKIKPNSSPNPKFDRPQNMSNLEVEKEEPPATTLPAVGSSSPSPTSSTSPAFTAGGSLHAGNGDVFCQEQPAITAPAVIPSPPLITATVSSSVSPLFSTEAVNSQQLGGDPAGSSNGDASRQQQPSVVPFQRQQQSSVATDSSSVPSSSRSSPPAAALPPSSSSPAVVVESPPSSFSPAASSSLAAAASSSPSSSIPADGSFVAVDKTAGSSSLSIPSSSAAASPNVHRQQLSRGQESGQQALSTDQQQIGGHAPAANGGLPTSLVADPASLSHISPSLAVSASGLPTNLVAEIVATTPAFSSETPTSGLAISKATTSGFLPTNTSGSPKLVATTFSDFAAQKPASNPFAIPSTSPPPGKGFVIPPTAPVSRSVGVPISPLLVGIPGRKDAIEKEFYRQILDPSAIAPFPPYVTFQDTSLTPFLKKGLIIQGIGNKTIPEAPPFPMHASDVLVWDCEVTGASDITSAIKSWPRKSPRWTDWVARLRPYFQRDWRRLGLLQLIEISDRHIELNAGMCRSFLRYWSSSANSFIFPFGPMSVTLKDVFMLTGLPVIGFDAPCLFEVETKDLYSYPICPSYPACVSKWSVLTTPPSLEEHTEFLWVLICKFIMCPSSGTPTKEYWKLASNLANGTFVALGPVLLGALYYAFEQSVTTHLLAKLDGHVWLLQLWIFTYFPELMGVGVGTLCTPIVDLLAVKCCFEETAVFDFLFERTARETSALSVFDHHSYIPQWMDIFPGKPGTLLLIKRKLFCAFTTSRMLFMGGSQAFSTRASSQHCVSKLYMSSLWGRQFGLNLSQIHPYLEQHDGEWTRSTVEQLVKVYGYYRCPVVENLIPYDFASWWDERFQLILSKNAGKEARLLVQPPQRPTPVSKPKKQAKKKNRNTSSESSFEKTELPKTQTKRKSRDTSSDSSFERTELPKTRQSGRLLKVAKKRHAGPPETVVLEDDSEDDQLPDLLHEAAHTEETTLDVDSEAAMDREDDGVLDTQGMEHSGEQCSKSASESTSKGSKSESASKGSRSASEPTSKGSKSASESVSKGSKSASEKDSATSTESEEPLSQIKKLSSIIAEDQDLVDLSFLDEMSTPEASVSFVPLPADVERAVSLVKHVLGQHISIVTDSQKEDLISSLHILRLVPDSVVTDEVEKDIMGSLNLWRSCVEIESNDLPKLKSSKADNARYLSLGSKRQEVAQKLRDLEASGEAFEKEIEQLETAILALKSKQLDLVVEGKLLAEEYQGINSQLQPLHTTIQEKKNDMVSWVQNCAKARQDKVVCQSKWSKLQGLFSDSSPTPMTLLLTRPFGQYLLGDTYTCTYTLVHALHYRDAIQVLSKLQMSWCEDGSPAICLLVVFHTKIHLQVQPCIAFSLCVYVPGMKMAFAIYLCSDVMSIPGLVSRTNHICHLQPCIALQGRFCLLLNVVEFSFYPFSLVSQSLRSLSRIETL; from the exons ATGGTTAGGCCTAAggttttattttctgaaattgataaaaatttatggAAAGGTGAAAATTATCTAGAAAACATGGTCTCAAATGTTTCAAAAGTGTGTGAAAAGGTTTTAGAagatcaaaaaatttcaaattcatcttctccaaaaagtttaaaacaaaactctaattcaaaaattaaacccaATTCTTCTCCTAATCCAAAATTTGATAGACCCCAAAATATGTCAAATCTTGAAGTTGAGAAGGAGGAACCGCCGGCCACCACGCTGCCAGCAGTCGGCAGCTCTTCGCCTTCGCCGACCAGCTCCACGAGTCCAGCTTTTACAGCTGGGGGTTCTCTTCACGCCGGCAACGGCGATGTCTTCTGCCAAGAGCAGCCGGCGATCACTGCTCCTGCTGTGATTCCCTCGCCGCCGCTCATCACGGCCACAGTTAGTAGCTCGGTGTCTCCTCTGTTTTCAACGGAAGCCGTTAACTCCCAACAGCTCGGTGGAGATCCGGCGGGCAGCAGCAATGGCGATGCTTCTCGCCAACAACAACCGTCCGTCGTTCCTTTCCAGCGGCAGCAGCAGTCTTCGGTGGCAACGGACAGCAGCTCGGTGCCGTCATCAAGCCGTTCTTCTCCGCCTGCAGCTGCTCTTCCACCGTCCAGCTCCTCTCCAGCAGTAGTTGTAGAGTCTCCGCCGTCCAGCTTCTCACCAGCGGCATCGTCCTCCTTGGCAGCAGCGGCGTCTTCTTCGCCCAGCAGCAGCATTCCAGCAGACGGCTCCTTCGTGGCGGTGGATAAAACAGCGGGGAGCTCCTCTCTATCAATTCCTAGCAGCTCGGCGGCTGCTTCCCCCAATGTCCATCGACAGCAACTCAGCCGCGGCCAGGAGTCCGGTCAGCAGGCGCTTTCCACGGACCAGCAGCAGATCGGCGGTCATGCTCCGGCAGCAA ATGGCGGTTTGCCAACCAGCTTGGTGGCGGATCCTGCATCTTTGTCTCATATTTCTCCATCATTGGCCGTGTCAG CTAGCGGCTTGCCAACCAATTTGGTGGCAGAAATTGTAGCTACTACGCCTGCTTTTAGCTCTGAGACACCAACTTCTGGTTTGGCCATTTCAAAGGCAACAACTTCTGGTTTTCTGCCAACCAATACCTCAG GTTCTCCTAAGTTGGTAGCTACCACTTTTTCTGACTTCGCGGCTCAAAAGCCGGCCTCCAACCCCTTTGCTATACCATCCACCTCTCCTCCTCCAGGCAAAG GTTTCGTGATACCTCCTACGGCACCCGTCAGTAGGAGTGTGGGTGTCCCAATTTCTCCTCTCCTAGTGGGGATTCCTGGCCGAAAGGATGCTATTGAAAAG GAGTTCTATAGACAAATTCTGGATCCATCAGCCATTGCTCCTTTTCCACCTTATGTCACCTTCCA GGACACCTCTTTAACTCCCTTTTTGAAAAAAGGTCTCATCATCCAAGGCATTGGCAATAAAACTATTCCAGAAGCTCCTCCCTTCCCTATGCATGCGAGCGACGTATTGGTATGGGATTGTGAAGTGACAGGGGCTTCTGATATTACTTCCGCCATTAAGTCATGGCCTCGTAAGTCTCCTAGATGGACGGATTGGGTGGCTCGTCTACGTCCTTACTTCCAGAGGGATTGGCGGAGATTGGGGTTACTCCAGCTGATAGAGATAAGCGACAGACATATTGAGCTGAATGCGGGTATGTGCAGATCTTTTCTTCGCTATTGGAGTAGTTCAgccaattcttttatttttcctttcgGCCCGATGTCAGTTACTTTAAAAGATGTCTTCATGCTCACCGGCCTTCCGGTTATTGGATTTGACGCCCCTTGTCTATTTGAGGTAGAGACGAAAGACCTCTATTCCTACCCAATTTGTCCGAGTTACCCGGCGTGTGTTTCCAAGTGGAGTGTCTTAACAACACCTCCTTCTTTAGAAGAACATACCGAATTTCTATGGGTCCTAATATGCAAGTTCATTATGTGCCCCTCCTCTGGCACTCCTACCAAGGAATATTGGAAACTTGCAAGTAATTTAGCCAACGGGACCTTTGTGGCTTTGGGGCCTGTGTTGTTAGGCGCCCTCTACTATGCTTTTGAGCAGTCTGTTACTACTCACCTCTTGGCCAAGTTAGATGGTCATGTGTGGTTGTTACAGTTGTGGATTTTTACCTACTTCCCAGAGCTAATGGGTGTAGGGGTAGGTACCTTGTGCACTCCTATTGTGGATCTTTTGGCAGTCAAGTGTTGTTTTGAGGAGACCGCCgtctttgattttctttttgaacGCACAGCTAGGGAAACCTCGGCTTTGTCCGTTTTTGATCATCACTCATATATTCCTCAGTGGATGGACATTTTCCCAGGGAAGCCAGGTACACTCCTCCTTATCAAAAGAAAGCTCTTTTGTGCCTTTACTACCTCTAGGATGTTATTTATGGGAGGGTCTCAAGCCTTCTCTACTCGTGCTTCTAGCCAACATTGTGTGTCGAAGTTGTACATGAGTAGCCTTTGGGGTAGGCAGTTTGGGCTTAACCTTTCTCAAATTCATCCTTACCTTGAACAACATGATGGTGAGTGGACAAGATCTACTGTAGAGCAGCTTGTCAAGGTATATGGTTATTATCGTTGTCCTGTGGTAGAGAATTTGATTCCATATGACTTTGCCTCTTGGTGGGACGAGCGGTTTCAACTCATCCTGTCCAAAAACGCAG GGAAAGAAGCAAGGCTGCTAGTTCAACCTCCTCAAAGGCCTACTCCAGTGAGCAAGCCTAAGAAACAGGCTAAGAAAAAGAATCGCAACACCTCTTCAGAGTCATCTTTTGAGAAGACGGAATTGCCTAAGACACAAACTAAAAGGAAGAGTCGTGACACTTCTTCGGATTCGTCTTTTGAGAGGACAGAATTGCCTAAGACTAGGCAGTCAGGGAGACTCCTCAAAGTAGCCAAAAAACGACATGCTGGACCTCCTGAGACTGTGGTCTTGGAAGATGATTCAGAGGATGATCAACTTCCGGACCTACTTCACG aagcCGCTCATACAGAAGAAACAACGCTAGATGTTGATTCCGAGGCGGCCATGGATAGAGAGGATGATGGAGTCCTTGACACACAAG GTATGGAGCATTCAGGGGAGCAATGCTCCAAGTCAGCCTCCGAGTCAACTTCTAAAGGCTCCAAGTCAGAGTCTGCTTCTAAAGGTTCTAGGTCAGCCTCTGAGCCAACTTCTAAAGGCTCCAAGTCAGCTTCTGAGTCTGTCTCCAAAGGCTCCAAGTCAGCCTCTGAAAAAGATTCGGCTACCTCCACTGAATCCGAG GAACCTTTATCGCAAATTAAGAAACTTTCTTCGATAATAGCAGAAGACCAAGACCTGGTAGATTTAAGCTTCTTGGATGAGATGAGCACCCCGGAAGCTAGTGTTTCTTTTGTCCCTTTGCCGGCTGACGTCGAGAGAGCTGTTTCTTTAGTCAAGCATGTCCTCGGCCAGCACATTTCTATTGTTACAGATTCCCAGAAAGAAGATCTCATTTCCTCTCTCCATATTCTACGCCTTGTTCCTGACTCCGTTGTCACTGATGAAGTAGAGAAAGATATTATGGGTTCGCTCAACTTGTGGAGGTCTTGTGTTGAGATCGAGTCAAATGACCTCCCCAAGTTGAAATCTTCAAAAGCAGATAACGCCAGGTATTTATCTTTGGGATCTAAAAGGCAAGAAGTGGCTCAAAAACTACGAGACCTAGAAGCTAGTGGTGAGGCCTTTGAAAAGGAGATTGAACAACTGGAAACTGCTATTCTAGCTTTAAAGAGTAAGCAACTTGATCTTGTGGTGGAAGGCAAGCTTCTAGCCGAGGAATATCAAGGAATCAACTCCCAACTCCAGCCTCTTCATACTACCATTCAAGAGAAGAAAAATGACATGGTCTCATGGGTACAAAATTGTGCTAAGGCTCGTCAAGACAAAGTTGTTTGCCAATCGAAGTGGAGCAAGTTGCAAGGCCTTTTCTCAGATTCTTCACCTACTCCAAT GACACTTTTGCTTACACGGCCTTTTGGCCAGTACTTGCTTGGTGACACGTACACCTGCACCTATACACTTGTACATGCATTGCATTACAGAGACGCCATTCAGGTACTTTCTAAACTTCAAATGTCTTGGTGTGAAGATGGCTCTCCAGCCATTTGTTTGCTTGTTGTGTTCCACACCAAGATTCACTTACAGGTACAGCCATGCATTGCATTTTCACTATGTGTTTATGTTCCTGGTATGAAGATGGCTTTTGCCATATACTTGTGTAGTGATGTGATGTCCATACCAGGACTTGTTTCACGAACAAATCACATATGTCACTTACAGCCATGCATTGCATTACAGGGCCGTTTTTGTTTGTTGTTGAATgttgttgaattttctttttatccctTTAGCTTAGTTAGCCAAAGTTTAAGAAGTCTTAGCAGAATAGAGACCTTATAA